From Sphingomonas bisphenolicum, one genomic window encodes:
- the lexA gene encoding transcriptional repressor LexA → MLTPKQQELLSFIQTRLDEGGVSPSFEEMKDALDLRSKSGIHRLINALEERGFIRRLPNRARALEVLKLPDAMHRAPVPAPVVALKPKVAAPVPIAANDVIEIPMHGRIAAGVPIEAMEGQTMLSVPAALLGAGDHYALEVSGDSMMEAGILDGDFALIQRTDVAREGQIVVALIDEAEATLKYFRREGSRVRLDPANSAYEPQIYDPRQVRIQGKLAGLLRRYN, encoded by the coding sequence ATGTTGACGCCCAAGCAGCAGGAATTGCTGAGCTTCATTCAGACCCGATTGGACGAAGGCGGCGTTTCGCCCTCGTTCGAGGAAATGAAGGACGCGCTGGACCTGCGGTCCAAGTCCGGCATCCACCGGCTTATCAATGCCCTGGAGGAGCGCGGGTTCATCCGCCGCCTGCCCAATCGCGCCCGTGCGCTGGAAGTGCTGAAGCTGCCCGACGCGATGCATCGTGCGCCGGTGCCCGCGCCAGTCGTTGCGCTCAAACCCAAGGTCGCGGCGCCTGTTCCGATCGCCGCCAATGACGTGATCGAAATCCCGATGCACGGCCGGATCGCGGCCGGCGTGCCGATCGAGGCGATGGAGGGGCAGACCATGCTCTCCGTGCCGGCCGCGCTGTTGGGTGCGGGCGACCATTATGCGCTGGAAGTGTCGGGCGATTCGATGATGGAGGCGGGCATTCTCGACGGTGACTTCGCCCTGATCCAGCGCACCGACGTCGCGCGCGAAGGCCAGATCGTCGTGGCGTTGATCGACGAAGCGGAAGCCACGCTCAAATATTTCCGCCGCGAAGGCAGCCGCGTCCGGCTCGATCCGGCCAATTCCGCTTATGAACCGCAGATTTACGACCCGCGGCAGGTCCGCATCCAGGGCAAGCTGGCAGGGCTGCTGCGCCGCTATAATTGA